The following proteins are encoded in a genomic region of Aliiroseovarius sp. F47248L:
- a CDS encoding ScpA family protein: MSETEEFESDAMSVSARLAAEALIVDVEGFEGPLDLLLTLSRTQKVDLRKISVLELAEQYLGFVEKARHLRIELAADYLVMAAWLAFLKSRLLLPPDPSEDGPSGEELAAHLAFQLERLQGMRDVAAKLMARDQLGRDFFARGIPEDVTRVRRVTYTANLLDLMQGYARIRTKDEFRPFIMDRDAVMTMEQALDRMRGLIGYAGDWTDLTSYLPEGWETDPARRRSATAANFAATLELAKRGAVELRQGDVFAPIQIRRKSNDG; the protein is encoded by the coding sequence ATGAGCGAGACTGAAGAATTTGAAAGCGACGCGATGTCGGTCTCGGCGCGTCTGGCGGCCGAGGCACTGATCGTCGATGTCGAGGGGTTCGAGGGCCCGCTTGACCTTCTTCTGACGCTCAGCCGCACCCAGAAAGTCGACCTGCGCAAGATCTCGGTCCTTGAATTGGCCGAACAATATCTGGGATTTGTCGAGAAAGCGCGTCATCTGCGCATCGAACTGGCGGCGGATTATCTGGTGATGGCCGCGTGGCTGGCGTTTCTGAAATCTCGCCTGTTGTTGCCCCCTGATCCATCCGAAGACGGCCCGTCCGGCGAAGAACTGGCCGCCCATCTTGCCTTCCAGCTAGAGCGATTGCAGGGAATGCGTGATGTCGCCGCCAAGTTGATGGCGCGCGACCAGTTGGGGCGCGACTTCTTTGCGCGCGGCATTCCCGAAGATGTCACTCGTGTGCGCCGCGTGACCTATACCGCGAACCTTCTGGATTTGATGCAGGGTTACGCCCGCATTCGCACCAAAGATGAATTTCGCCCCTTTATCATGGACCGGGATGCGGTGATGACCATGGAACAGGCGCTGGATCGGATGCGCGGGTTGATCGGCTATGCGGGCGACTGGACCGATCTGACTTCGTACTTGCCGGAAGGCTGGGAAACCGACCCGGCCCGCCGCAGATCTGCCACAGCGGCAAATTTCGCAGCCACGTTGGAACTGGCCAAACGTGGCGCGGTTGAACTTCGACAAGGCGATGTATTCGCCCCCATTCAAATCCGCAGGAAATCGAATGACGGATGA
- a CDS encoding glycoside hydrolase family 3 N-terminal domain-containing protein: MQSPGAYIFGCEGPRISQSERDFYERAQPWGFILFARNIENPDQIRALTAELRGAVGRDVPIFIDQEGGRVARMTGPHWREWLPALDQVNFNKSDALRTLYIRYRLIADELLAVGIDGNCAPVADIANTDTHPILRNRCYGEDVVRVAERAGTVAQALLEGGILPVVKHIPGQGRANLDSHQELPRVKTKTKELGRTDFMAFEPLAGLPIGMTAHVVYEDIDAENPATQSPIVINLIREQIGFEGLLITDDLSMEALDGPLSLRARRSLQAGCDMVLHCNGVLEQMEEVADAAGELTGPALERANAALEWRRTPDPVDISALDAEFQTLMTGQRSEQATDERD; encoded by the coding sequence ATGCAAAGCCCGGGCGCGTATATTTTTGGATGCGAAGGGCCGCGGATATCACAATCCGAGCGTGATTTTTACGAACGTGCCCAGCCGTGGGGCTTCATTCTGTTTGCCCGCAACATCGAAAACCCTGATCAAATTCGTGCACTGACGGCGGAACTGCGCGGTGCCGTTGGACGGGACGTGCCGATCTTCATTGATCAAGAAGGTGGTCGGGTGGCCCGGATGACAGGCCCGCATTGGCGCGAGTGGCTTCCAGCACTGGATCAGGTGAATTTCAACAAAAGTGATGCTTTGCGCACGCTTTACATCCGTTATCGCCTGATCGCTGACGAACTGCTGGCGGTTGGAATCGACGGCAACTGCGCGCCGGTAGCCGATATTGCAAACACCGATACCCATCCGATCTTGCGCAATCGCTGTTATGGCGAGGACGTGGTGCGTGTTGCTGAACGGGCGGGGACCGTGGCGCAGGCACTGTTGGAAGGCGGTATTCTGCCCGTCGTCAAACACATTCCCGGACAGGGGCGCGCCAATCTGGACAGTCATCAGGAATTGCCACGCGTTAAGACCAAGACAAAAGAACTAGGGCGCACTGATTTCATGGCGTTTGAGCCTTTGGCGGGATTGCCCATCGGGATGACTGCACATGTGGTTTATGAAGACATCGACGCAGAAAACCCAGCGACGCAAAGCCCGATAGTCATCAATCTTATCCGGGAACAGATCGGATTTGAGGGTCTTCTGATAACTGACGATCTGTCGATGGAGGCGTTGGACGGTCCGCTTTCGCTTCGGGCACGCAGATCGCTTCAGGCCGGATGCGACATGGTTTTGCACTGCAACGGTGTGTTGGAGCAGATGGAAGAAGTGGCCGATGCCGCCGGAGAGCTGACGGGGCCTGCGTTGGAGCGCGCCAATGCTGCGCTTGAATGGCGGCGCACGCCCGATCCTGTTGACATTTCCGCGCTTGACGCAGAGTTTCAGACCCTGATGACAGGTCAGAGGTCTGAACAGGCGACGGATGAGCGAGACTGA
- a CDS encoding SPOR domain-containing protein produces MAEANWGPGTRQATFNNQYDQGYASPHRAEPPLVAPTRQAAPQFVHQATSQYLHPAHGGPQMHPSQHPQGGYDAPMANMAEDEPQTHTPSAPGGFGTLVNYSGAVLSLALIVGLGVWGYKLAVRDVTGIPVVRALEGPMRVQPDNPGGQSAAHQGFAVNDVQSEGQAAAPADRLVLAPAPEDLADEDMTTEVATRTDTAPGAELPLHEASAILPDADSASVDPVAAALAIAEQIAADVEPLSGAASEETTLASLSDATAALPDAAAVKIIPASVPGVSQSPRPTGRPADLTTRVAATPPAAPAVVATEVAPDQVAAGTRLVQLGAFDSADVARAEWNRLTTQFEDYFTGKSRVVQKAQSGGKTFYRLRAVGFEDLADARRFCSVLMASKAACIPVVNR; encoded by the coding sequence ATGGCAGAAGCGAACTGGGGTCCCGGGACCCGTCAGGCAACGTTCAACAATCAGTATGATCAGGGCTATGCGTCACCGCATCGGGCCGAGCCGCCGTTGGTGGCTCCGACACGTCAGGCAGCGCCGCAGTTCGTGCATCAAGCCACGTCGCAGTATCTTCATCCCGCCCATGGTGGACCGCAAATGCATCCATCGCAGCATCCCCAAGGTGGTTATGACGCCCCGATGGCAAACATGGCTGAAGATGAGCCGCAAACCCACACACCTTCTGCGCCCGGTGGGTTCGGTACGTTGGTCAACTATTCCGGTGCGGTCTTGTCTCTGGCATTGATCGTTGGCCTGGGTGTTTGGGGGTATAAGCTGGCAGTGCGCGATGTCACGGGCATTCCCGTCGTGCGGGCGCTGGAAGGACCTATGCGGGTGCAGCCGGACAACCCTGGCGGTCAATCCGCAGCCCATCAGGGCTTTGCTGTGAATGACGTGCAATCTGAAGGTCAGGCTGCAGCGCCAGCTGACCGTCTGGTGCTTGCGCCCGCGCCAGAAGACCTTGCGGACGAAGATATGACAACCGAAGTCGCAACCCGCACCGATACCGCGCCGGGGGCAGAACTGCCGTTGCATGAAGCCTCTGCCATCCTGCCGGACGCTGACTCTGCTTCGGTTGATCCCGTAGCGGCGGCGCTTGCGATTGCCGAACAGATCGCAGCAGATGTTGAACCACTCTCGGGAGCCGCGTCGGAAGAGACGACACTGGCATCACTTTCGGACGCAACTGCGGCCTTGCCCGACGCCGCTGCGGTGAAAATCATTCCCGCCTCGGTTCCTGGTGTAAGCCAATCGCCGCGCCCAACAGGCCGTCCGGCTGATCTGACCACACGTGTCGCCGCCACGCCTCCTGCTGCTCCCGCCGTGGTCGCGACAGAGGTTGCGCCGGATCAGGTCGCTGCGGGCACTCGGCTGGTTCAGCTTGGCGCGTTCGATAGCGCCGATGTTGCCCGTGCTGAGTGGAACCGTTTGACGACGCAGTTTGAAGACTATTTTACCGGCAAATCGCGTGTGGTCCAAAAAGCCCAATCTGGTGGTAAAACCTTCTATCGCCTTCGAGCTGTGGGTTTCGAAGACCTTGCCGATGCGCGTCGCTTCTGTTCGGTTCTGATGGCTTCAAAAGCGGCCTGTATTCCGGTTGTGAATCGCTGA